In Tetrapisispora phaffii CBS 4417 chromosome 6, complete genome, a single genomic region encodes these proteins:
- the TPHA0F02630 gene encoding uncharacterized protein (similar to Saccharomyces cerevisiae YLR278C; ancestral locus Anc_6.75) has protein sequence MARPKKEVTKENIERFQRELELAGDKVEVLLVDKKGRSKSCLLCRRRKQKCDHNLPSCTSCLKAGVKCVQPERYINANNNNRTSNAENSLETNNIVVMKTKRSNEILHKKKTKGKKKGSIVSPDVSEKGIISKPKSDKKPDKDKDEYTIFLEKKLKYLEKLIDIPPTSASYNKKLAQYKKISNLLGDIGDLEPIIRHLIDRNTKSMNSPNDGNNQVNILGKRSPTLNTGYPSTINNMHASSPLTNNMGMLPPLPHQSQPKFTPLMKANSRNLENGYQRSMGSDHTNFSTHSEVPNPYSMQSQFSNNFHVNSHQYSKPKIPTEPINFSKCFFSKYNLKEFYLYDPAFDFDEKLSRSFLDIFFTRLQFKYPLLDENEIYQFHESYINNDIYSIPEDKFHFCCARMWLIFSISACLHMTTGKYKGLPPGRYFSAALRHVTRCSDILGDVQKIELLTLLILYLIRTDRDSMILYQIIKDVMDLSRKLELNKMHPGDQLIKEKFRLFWCVYLLERMICVAVGCPFTISEREIDLPLFDEETFNTSSVSSATGKSNGVHFINQTLILKRLESRFVEHLKIIPQSNLSKEDLSKQLPLVKKYFHDLELWRASCSRDDVRNFENETLKLYYYRSVRLLTQPYLEILKPEDRLFRECQAAAGQICQLYKIFHQKTVYGHSTPAVHTVFVAGVTLIYCMWLARNLDDERRRMLGDGSKHTRPLVSASLFSIMDDLRACSISLYVMTERSIFARTFRDTFDQLMNATIGNLIERCGPDSSELIYISSGDHSVLLANDENGQTKRIENIGSNSIYFSSTKISKSTEPGLPTELNNSNDEDNNESFSNSFKQKKNGLPPAIDRRFGRRNIEEFIGMAEGTPVDAETEKESKKKQTVLEKNSIPKGLSHLLDHTSTAATEPEVAASAGVEANTNTRTSSIGEDTQQFIVKKPIGKSDLDWQSKFEKQAFLQQKFAQENLKVYLSTLNHPSMTIDTINGGPNLPGINTKFSNDNSMLISNAAAGSGNTSHTPSNQLNQATLVSGKTTPASFQNVDSQNGIFNHASPTNSISSQVSYNKNINYSQLNGALPNMENSYIGGSQVRGNSNLYSSRKVGQALTPIAITDNILTSGDILFKSGTHDMINNISTWTSNSVINVINKEKVSYDENLALSKERSKTEKDQIFNTGLESQGPVSNPMAVSLNSSNISNNDNANNNGILENQIIQPAMGDNLNNTARNNAVDVKVESNTVHKSNWNSNTLAPVEEFWTVNYDYGFLT, from the coding sequence ATACATAAATGCCAATAATAACAATCGTACATCCAATGCTGAGAATTCTCtagaaacaaataatattgttgttatGAAAACTAAACGCAGTAATGAAATACTGCataagaagaaaacaaaaggaaagaaaaaagGATCTATTGTGTCCCCTGACGTATCGGAGAAAGGAATCATCAGTAAACCAAAGTCAGATAAAAAACCCGATAAGGATAAAGATGAGTATACTATCTTTTtggaaaagaaattaaaatatctagaaaaattaatagatATACCACCGACTAGTGCTTCTTACAATAAAAAGTTAGCCCAGTATAAAaagatttcaaatttgttaGGTGATATTGGCGATTTAGAACCGATTATACGACATTTGATAGACAGAAATACCAAATCAATGAATAGTCCTAATGATGGTAACAATCAAGTAAACATCTTAGGTAAAAGATCACCAACACTCAATACCGGTTATCCATCCACTATAAACAATATGCATGCATCATCACCATTAACAAACAATATGGGAATGCTTCCACCACTTCCGCATCAATCACAACCAAAATTTACACCTTTAATGAAAGCAAACTCTAGAAATTTAGAGAATGGTTACCAAAGATCCATGGGTTCAGATCACACAAACTTTAGCACTCATTCAGAAGTCCCTAATCCATATTCAATGCAATCTCAGttttccaataattttcaTGTAAATAGCCATCAATACAGCAAACCCAAAATTCCAACTGAACCCAtcaatttttctaaatGTTTTTTCTCCAAGTACAATTTAAAGGAATTTTATCTATACGATCCTGcatttgattttgatgaaaaattatcaagatCTTTTTTAGACATATTCTTCACTCGTTTACAATTCAAATACCCATTGttagatgaaaatgaaatttatcaattccATGAGTCTTACATTAACAATGACATCTATTCCATTCCCGAAGACAAATTTCACTTCTGTTGCGCAAGAATGTGGCTAATATTTAGTATCAGTGCATGTCTTCACATGACTACCGGCAAATATAAAGGTTTACCACCGGGGCGTTATTTCTCTGCTGCATTAAGGCATGTCACAAGATGTTCTGATATTTTAGGTGACGTCCAAAAAATAGAGCTTTTAACGcttttgattttatatttaattagaACAGATCGGGATTCTATGATTCTATACCAAATTATCAAAGATGTTATGGATCTTTCAAGAAAACTAGAACTCAATAAAATGCACCCTGGCGACCAACTTATCAAGGAAAAATTTCGTTTATTTTGGTGTGTTTATTTGTTAGAGAGAATGATTTGTGTCGCCGTTGGTTGTCCTTTTACAATTTCTGAAAGAGAAATTGATCTACCATTATTCGATGAGGAGACATTTAATACTAGTTCTGTATCTTCGGCAACGGGCAAATCCAACGGTGTTCATTTTATCAATCAAacattaattttgaaaagattGGAATCGAGATTCGTTGAACATCTTAAAATAATACCCCAAAGcaatttatcaaaagaaGATTTGTCTAAACAATTGCCTttagttaaaaaatatttccatGATTTAGAACTATGGAGAGCAAGTTGCTCAAGAGATGACGTTAGAAACTTTGAAAACGAAACTCTtaaattgtattattatagATCAGTAAGACTTCTAACCCAACCTTATCTGGAAATATTGAAACCCGAAGATAGGCTGTTTAGAGAGTGTCAAGCAGCTGCTGGCCAAATTTGTCAGCTATACAAGATTTTCCATCAAAAGACAGTCTACGGCCATTCAACACCAGCTGTTCACACTGTATTTGTGGCTGGTGTtactttaatttattgtatgTGGTTAGCAAGAAACCTTGATGatgaaagaagaagaatgtTAGGTGATGGCTCAAAACATACAAGACCTTTAGTAAGCGCGAGCTTATTCTCTATTATGGATGATCTTCGTGCTTGTTCAATATCCCTTTACGTAATGACAGAGCGGTCAATATTTGCAAGAACATTTAGAGATACTTTTGATCAATTGATGAACGCAACTATTGgtaatttaattgaacGTTGTGGTCCTGATTCTTCtgaattaatatatatatcttcaGGTGATCATAGTGTTTTATTAGCAAATGACGAAAACGGACAAACCAAGAGGATTGAGAATATTGGAtctaattcaatttatttttcatcaacTAAAATCTCTAAATCAACTGAGCCTGGCTTACCTACCGAACTGAACAACAGCAATGACGAGGATAACAATGAATCCTTTTCCAATAGCTTTAAGCAAAAGAAGAATGGTTTACCGCCTGCTATAGACAGACGATTTGGACGCCGAAATATCGAAGAATTTATTGGCATGGCTGAAGGTACTCCTGTTGATGCTGAAACTGAGAAAGAATCCAAGAAAAAGCAGACAGTTTTAGagaaaaattcaattccAAAAGGTTTATCTCATTTATTGGATCATACTTCGACTGCTGCCACTGAGCCAGAAGTTGCAGCATCTGCTGGAGTTGAAGCTAACACAAATACAAGAACCTCCTCTATAGGAGAAGACACTCAACAGTTTATTGTCAAGAAGCCAATCGGTAAGTCTGACCTTGATTGGCAATCTAAGTTTGAAAAACAAGCCTTTTTACAGCAAAAATTTGCtcaagaaaatttaaaagtttattTATCGACTCTAAATCATCCTAGTATGACTATTGATACCATTAATGGTGGGCCAAATTTACCTGGAATAAATACAAAGTTCTCAAATGACAACTCGATGCTAATTTCAAATGCAGCAGCTGGTAGCGGTAACACCAGCCATACCCCCAGTAACCAACTGAATCAAGCTACACTTGTCTCGGGTAAAACGACTCCTGcttcttttcaaaatgtGGATTCTCAAAATGGCATATTCAACCATGCTAGTCCAACCAACAGTATTTCATCTCAAGTGtcttataataaaaacatcaaTTATTCACAATTAAATGGAGCTCTACCGAATATGGAAAACTCTTACATAGGAGGTTCACAAGTTAGAGGTAATAGCAACCTATATTCATCTAGGAAGGTTGGCCAAGCATTGACTCCAATTGCTATAactgataatattttaaccTCTGGtgatatattattcaaGAGTGGTACACATGAtatgataaataatatttccaCCTGGACTAGTAATTCCGTCATTAATGTAATCAACAAAGAAAAGGTTTCTTATGACGAGAATCTTGCTCTATCGAAAGAGAGAAGTAAAACAGAGAAAGATCAAATCTTTAATACAGGTTTAGAATCCCAAGGACCTGTTTCAAACCCTATGGCTGTATCACTAAACTCGAGTAATATCAgcaataatgataatgcCAATAACAATGGCATTCTAGAAAACCAAATTATTCAACCAGCTATGGgagataatttaaataatactGCTAGGAACAACGCCGTCGATGTTAAAGTGGAAAGCAATACAGTTCATAAATCAAACTGGAATTCTAACACGTTAGCTCCTGTTGAAGAATTTTGGACAGTCAATTACGATTACGGATTTTTGACATAG